In the Nitrospirota bacterium genome, one interval contains:
- a CDS encoding sigma-54 dependent transcriptional regulator: MTDKGTVLIVDDEPNALKVLSAILRQEGYTTRESVNVDRAIGIIRDEAVDAIITDVKMPVRDGFHLFDYIHEHNPHIPVMFLTAYGTVESAVSAMTNGAFYYFIKPPDYGKLKSVLEQAVGQHAMQKEVEQAQLRRLTENNASPIIGASPALARVRQTIAAVKDSESSVLIQGETGTGKEVVACNLHYCSNRSTRPFVTVNCAAIPRELIEAELFGCEKGAFTGSVAQRIGKFEEAADGTLFLDEIGEMELSLQSKLLRVLQERTIERIGSNKKIKVNFRLISSTNRMLMDDIQAGTFREDLFYRLNVVQIDVPPLRERPDDIPLLAAEFLSQFCIREKKPVTLSDEVMDLFREFPWPGNVRQLKNVIERAVVLAREKQITTEELPDELRRSRRTDTGARSITPLKALEIQAIHDALRECKGNKSKAARTLGISRKAFYARLRESSSQHSFPGSR; encoded by the coding sequence ATGACGGACAAGGGAACGGTATTGATCGTAGATGATGAACCGAACGCTTTGAAGGTCCTATCGGCAATTCTCCGGCAAGAGGGCTACACGACCCGGGAGTCGGTGAACGTGGACCGGGCGATCGGGATCATTCGCGACGAGGCGGTAGACGCCATTATCACCGACGTCAAGATGCCGGTGCGGGACGGCTTCCACCTGTTCGACTATATCCACGAGCATAACCCGCACATACCGGTCATGTTCCTCACCGCCTACGGCACGGTGGAATCCGCGGTCTCTGCGATGACCAACGGCGCTTTTTACTATTTCATCAAGCCACCCGATTACGGCAAGCTGAAGTCGGTCCTGGAACAGGCTGTCGGACAGCACGCGATGCAAAAAGAGGTCGAGCAGGCGCAGCTGCGGCGGCTGACAGAGAACAACGCCAGTCCCATCATCGGCGCTTCCCCTGCGCTGGCCCGCGTCCGTCAAACGATCGCGGCGGTAAAGGATTCCGAAAGCAGCGTCCTTATCCAGGGTGAGACCGGCACCGGCAAGGAGGTTGTTGCCTGCAACCTTCATTATTGCAGCAACCGTTCCACCAGGCCCTTCGTTACCGTAAACTGTGCGGCGATCCCGCGGGAACTGATCGAAGCGGAGCTCTTCGGCTGCGAAAAGGGGGCCTTTACGGGGTCTGTAGCGCAGCGGATCGGCAAGTTCGAGGAAGCTGCCGACGGCACGCTCTTTCTCGACGAGATCGGCGAGATGGAGCTTTCCTTGCAGTCGAAATTGCTGCGGGTTTTGCAAGAGCGGACAATCGAGCGGATCGGGAGCAACAAAAAGATCAAGGTCAACTTCCGGCTCATCTCGTCGACGAACCGCATGTTGATGGATGACATACAGGCGGGAACCTTCCGGGAAGACCTCTTCTACCGTCTCAACGTGGTGCAGATCGATGTGCCGCCGTTGCGGGAGCGGCCGGACGACATACCGCTCCTTGCCGCTGAATTTCTTTCCCAATTCTGCATCCGGGAGAAAAAACCGGTCACCCTGTCCGACGAGGTGATGGATCTCTTCAGGGAATTCCCGTGGCCGGGGAATGTGCGGCAACTCAAGAACGTCATCGAGCGCGCCGTCGTGCTCGCCCGGGAAAAACAGATCACCACCGAGGAACTTCCCGACGAGCTGCGCCGCAGCCGTCGCACCGACACGGGCGCCCGCTCGATCACTCCCCTGAAGGCACTGGAGATCCAGGCGATCCACGACGCACTTCGCGAATGCAAGGGAAACAAATCGAAGGCCGCCCGGACGCTCGGCATATCGAGAAAAGCCTTTTACGCGAGGCTCCGCGAATCCTCATCCCAACATTCCTTTCCCGGCAGCAGATGA
- a CDS encoding ATP-binding protein: protein MPCLYAHFSADITINPAWNGNGVVNEIRVTVRPQTPCSIAKKLTDSQRLIDIGKMASTLAHGVRNPLNAIKGSVVYLREKYSYEAPLIEFTKMMEEEISRLELFISRFLSSSLSDAERASTDINSLLKKIQVFTAYQVSAQNITPFFDLREVPLVTVDAFHVEQALLNVVNNAIDAMKGGGTLTVRTSTETMSDSTFVVIGVSDTGPGMTDQTMGNLSERTNSAGKGFGLFIAYEVLKYYGGHLKIESKKNEGTSVRLYLPLAESRAGAI from the coding sequence TTGCCCTGCCTCTATGCTCACTTCAGCGCTGACATTACGATCAATCCCGCGTGGAACGGCAATGGCGTTGTGAACGAGATCAGGGTAACGGTGCGACCCCAAACGCCATGCTCAATCGCCAAGAAACTTACGGACTCTCAGCGGCTCATTGATATCGGCAAGATGGCATCAACGCTCGCGCACGGAGTACGCAATCCGTTGAATGCGATCAAGGGATCGGTCGTATACCTCCGGGAAAAATACAGCTATGAAGCGCCGCTCATTGAGTTCACGAAGATGATGGAGGAGGAAATCTCCCGGCTTGAGCTTTTTATCTCGCGGTTCCTCAGTTCCTCTCTCTCCGATGCCGAACGGGCATCCACCGACATCAACTCCCTTCTGAAGAAAATACAGGTGTTCACGGCGTATCAGGTCTCTGCTCAGAATATCACTCCGTTTTTCGATCTTCGCGAGGTTCCCCTGGTGACGGTCGACGCTTTCCACGTTGAGCAGGCTCTTCTGAACGTGGTCAATAACGCAATCGACGCCATGAAGGGGGGAGGGACACTCACGGTCAGGACCTCCACCGAGACGATGTCGGACTCGACCTTTGTCGTCATCGGCGTATCCGATACAGGCCCAGGCATGACCGACCAGACAATGGGCAACCTCTCCGAGCGCACGAACAGCGCCGGCAAAGGGTTCGGTCTTTTCATCGCTTATGAAGTGCTCAAATATTACGGCGGTCATTTGAAAATCGAAAGTAAGAAAAACGAAGGGACATCCGTGCGGCTCTATCTGCCTTTGGCGGAGTCGCGGGCAGGTGCGATATGA
- a CDS encoding GAF domain-containing protein, whose product MDKRDLFAKKFSILQEISSALVVSEDIGSLANLMLDLGVSYTSAEKGSLMLVTDCDELFILAAKGIDPQFVKIYRSKIGEGIAGIVAKERRPVLVEDIDADSRFHSTTRDRYRTKSFISCPLVSKERLLGVLNINDKKDGTSFTADEFELLTVIANHAAIALENAFLLNQLKTKADELEAINRRLIETDIGKTEFLTRVSHGLRTPLNSVKGAIYHLQQQADRLPKEDRREFQSIIAAETDKLISIVENLLHFLRLEDETRLLQKNVIRLGELFERVANAPVLKVMLATKRIHLTLPAENGLPDVIGDAGTVLQLFTNLILGIIPSLEPEDKIDLNVHGADVVSVHLDLSRALPEAVLSALNATRDVALTDHDEDLLKIAFARSAAGLHRWKLLAINSDHGCSVSLTIPTSARERVDVFVNKSMDSFVEFIAELLDLDICSIMLSDEATSELTVKSARGLDDEVVKRTRVKFGDRIAGWVALEGKPLFVEDIESDPRFSKKSIPQYNSKSFMSLPLKIDGQVVGVLNLNNKKTSEPFTLRDFYIASVLSERIAYFLRLIKAGPCTKDEFSKFLTSLNRLLDRGKPGQELQHAAPSLVDGTPANP is encoded by the coding sequence ATGGATAAGCGGGACTTATTCGCAAAGAAGTTTTCCATTCTCCAGGAAATATCGAGCGCCCTTGTCGTGTCTGAGGATATCGGTTCTCTGGCAAACCTCATGCTTGACCTCGGCGTCAGCTATACGAGCGCTGAAAAGGGTTCCCTCATGCTCGTCACGGACTGCGACGAGCTCTTCATCTTGGCGGCCAAGGGCATCGACCCGCAGTTCGTAAAAATATACCGCAGCAAGATCGGCGAAGGAATTGCCGGCATTGTCGCCAAAGAGCGGCGCCCGGTCCTGGTGGAAGACATAGATGCCGATAGTCGGTTCCACAGCACGACTCGGGATCGCTACCGGACCAAGTCCTTCATCTCCTGTCCGCTGGTGAGCAAGGAACGGCTCCTCGGCGTTCTCAACATCAATGACAAAAAGGACGGGACCTCCTTCACCGCCGATGAGTTCGAACTCCTGACGGTCATAGCCAACCATGCCGCCATTGCACTGGAAAACGCGTTTCTCCTAAACCAGCTGAAGACGAAGGCCGACGAGCTCGAGGCGATAAACCGGCGGCTTATCGAGACCGACATCGGGAAGACAGAGTTCCTCACCCGCGTCTCTCACGGGCTTCGTACGCCGCTGAACTCCGTCAAAGGCGCCATTTACCACCTGCAACAGCAGGCGGACCGCCTGCCAAAAGAGGACCGGCGAGAGTTCCAATCCATCATCGCCGCTGAGACCGACAAGCTCATTAGTATCGTGGAAAACCTGCTGCACTTTCTCAGGCTCGAGGACGAGACCAGACTTTTGCAGAAAAACGTGATCAGGCTGGGAGAACTGTTCGAGAGGGTGGCGAACGCACCCGTGCTCAAGGTCATGCTGGCCACCAAACGGATCCACCTGACCCTTCCTGCGGAAAACGGGCTCCCCGACGTAATCGGGGACGCGGGAACTGTACTTCAACTCTTCACCAATCTCATCCTGGGCATTATCCCCAGCCTCGAGCCGGAGGACAAGATTGATCTGAACGTCCATGGAGCCGATGTCGTGTCCGTTCATCTTGATCTTTCCCGAGCGTTGCCTGAGGCGGTCCTGTCAGCTCTCAACGCTACACGCGACGTAGCGCTGACCGATCATGACGAGGACCTGTTGAAGATTGCATTTGCCCGAAGCGCCGCCGGTCTTCATCGCTGGAAACTGCTGGCGATCAACAGCGACCATGGATGCAGCGTTTCACTGACGATCCCAACGAGCGCGCGGGAGCGGGTCGACGTCTTCGTGAACAAGAGCATGGATTCTTTTGTCGAATTCATTGCGGAGTTGCTCGACCTTGATATCTGTTCCATCATGCTGAGCGACGAAGCGACGAGCGAATTAACCGTTAAGAGCGCTCGAGGTCTCGACGACGAGGTCGTTAAGCGGACACGGGTAAAGTTCGGCGACCGGATAGCCGGCTGGGTGGCGCTCGAGGGCAAACCTCTTTTTGTCGAGGACATCGAGAGCGACCCCCGCTTCTCAAAGAAGAGCATCCCGCAGTATAATTCGAAGTCGTTCATGTCGTTGCCCCTCAAAATAGACGGCCAGGTCGTCGGGGTGCTAAACCTGAACAACAAAAAGACGTCCGAGCCCTTCACCCTGCGCGACTTTTACATCGCCTCTGTCCTGAGTGAAAGGATCGCCTACTTCCTGAGACTGATAAAGGCCGGTCCCTGCACCAAAGATGAGTTCTCGAAATTTCTGACGTCCCTGAACCGTCTGCTCGACAGGGGCAAACCCGGTCAGGAACTGCAGCACGCGGCACCGAGCCTCGTGGATGGTACGCCTGCGAATCCCTGA